The window TGCCTCAAAACCACGAGCTAAAAACGAAGATTACGAGGACGACACAGATGCGCATGTTTCAGAAAGCTCAAGTTGTCCTGAAAACAAAGCATAGTAGTTACACAACTAACCTAAAACTATCTAAATGGAATCATTTCAAATACATAAGTAAGTATTCATTGTCTCATGCAATGTTCAAAAAATTGATAGATGGGAACTATGCAGTTTATAGAAAGCTAGCAACTAAGCTGATTATTTGGAACcataatttgatttattttgtatatattttacattcatataaaatattttagtttcacaGTTTAGTTATAAAACTATTGTgttgaattatcaaaattagatataaaaacattaaaaattagatAAGTTTGTGAATTTGTACTAAtatgattatttaatttaattttagaataatttaaattaattttaaaaatttaactgATTTGGAACAATTTAGACCGATTTTACTCGAACCATTTTGGATAGGCACCTCCTAGACCATGGTCTCATGTATTGGATAAATAGAATCGAACTGAACTAAACCATCCACCAAACTGAACCAATCTTGTTATGTTAGAAAGTTTGTATAAAACCGTAAACCAAATGAAAACCAAACCGTAAACCGGATGTGGTTGAGATTGCTTAAACCCATCATGCTGACGATCATTCGGCGCAAGAAAAATCACACAACCCTAATCAAACCAAAATAAGAGACTGTGAATCGAAATCTCCCTTcttcctccttttttttttatatatatattaatttacaataaaTGGTAAAACCAATTCCTATCACAACAGTTCTAAGAGGCGCGTCCGCCGCAGCATCCAAATTCGTCAAATCATCGAAACCGATCCGACCCGTATCCTCCAACAACACCATGGCCAGTCCCGACAAAGATTCCTCCGCCGCCACCACCTCCAGCGGCAGTAGCCGCCGCAGCGTCCCGCTTTCCGCCGTGGTATCGGATTGTGCGAAACGGTGGTTTGAAGACACTCTTGAAGAAGCAAAAGCTGGGAACATCACTATGCAAGTTGTATTGGGTCAGATGTATAACTCTGGCTACGGAGTTCCCAAAGATGCTCGAAAGGTTTCTCCTTTTTCCATATCTCATCACTTTAGCTTTTTAGGGTTTAGTCATTGAAGTGGATTCAGTTTCTGAAAAGTTAGTGTCTTTACGCAGGGGAGGGTTTGGATTACGAAAGCATCAAAAGTTCGTTCGTCTGTGTGGAAAGTTATGAATAAACGACCAGGTTTGGTTTATATCACAACTTACCTTGCTGTTCTGTCGGAAAATAAGGTTCcttatttctttttgtatttcacactttgatttggtgtttttttttttgtgcttgATTTGTCTTTTGTCAGGTTACAACGCAAGTGATTCAGATTCGCATTCTGAGTAGTATCATATATCATTTAGAAAGAGCTTGTTTGTGTTCTGTTTTGTCTCACATATTGGATGTTCCGAGTTCATACAATAAACACTATTTGTCTCCGCCCAAATCAATTTTGGTGTTTGCTAAACCATTTTGTTACATATCTTGCTTTAttatttctctctttttctttgtgaaaagCCTTTTGCTGATTTTGTAGCAGTGAAAAAAGGGGTTTAGGGTATTAGTTTTACCACTTTTCTCATGTAAATAGTAACGGAGTGGAGATTAGTAATTGAGATTCTGTCGGAACAAAAGTGTCATAAAGGCTCCAAGAATATAGCGagaaatatatatgaataatgtaagaatttaaaattattaaattagtaCTCCATATAAAGAGTCTTCCGAATTAAAATTTTAGCGATAATAGTTTCACGGACTTGAGCTTAATAGGAAAGATTTAATTGGAAGTCGTCTATATAGTAGTTGATTCTAAGCTAATTAATAGTATCGACTCATGTCATATTAAAAGCATGTCAACAAAACACATCAGACCGACATTTATGGTTGGTAGTATAGTAACTCTCTGTAATCGCATTAGCATAAGCTAAAGTCCATTATTGAGTATGCTATATGATGCAAATCTGATGGACAAAAAAGTTTTTGTTTATCAAATGAAACCAACTCTGAGTAAACAAATAAAGACTTTAATTAAGAGGTTTTGCTAATTAATCACACTCTTAATCTCTACTCATGTGCTTGGAAAAGAAAGAGATGACTTTTACTACTATTACTACTACCTACTAAAGCAATCCCAGTttcaccaaaataaaaaatttaaatgtttatgaatTTATTTAAACATTAGAAACAGAACGTCACAACGCAAAGCCGACAACCTTTTCAGAGATTAAAGCCGGCGAGCCGGCGAATTCACAGAACAAACATCTTGAAACCAACAAATAAGACAAAAAAGCTAACACCATAGTCCATAgcaaacaagaaagaaaagattCACCC of the Brassica rapa cultivar Chiifu-401-42 chromosome A03, CAAS_Brap_v3.01, whole genome shotgun sequence genome contains:
- the LOC103857784 gene encoding uncharacterized protein LOC103857784 isoform X1, whose product is MVKPIPITTVLRGASAAASKFVKSSKPIRPVSSNNTMASPDKDSSAATTSSGSSRRSVPLSAVVSDCAKRWFEDTLEEAKAGNITMQVVLGQMYNSGYGVPKDARKGRVWITKASKVRSSVWKVMNKRPGYNASDSDSHSE
- the LOC103857784 gene encoding uncharacterized protein LOC103857784 isoform X2, which translates into the protein MVKPIPITTVLRGASAAASKFVKSSKPIRPVSSNNTMASPDKDSSAATTSSGSSRRSVPLSAVVSDCAKRWFEDTLEEAKAGNITMQVVLGQMYNSGYGVPKDARKCLYAGEGLDYESIKSSFVCVESYE